From Daucus carota subsp. sativus chromosome 6, DH1 v3.0, whole genome shotgun sequence:
AGACTGAAGATAATAAATTGATGCTCCTTAGCAAGGGTGCTGACAGGTTTGACTTCCACTGGACTGACAAACTTATGGAATCAGTACTAGTCTAATCCATCAGCAACTTACacataataacataaatttttacatatttaatatcCAGCATAATTTTTGGAAGACTCTCGGATGAAGGGCGTGGCTTTGAAGCTGAGACAAAGGAGCATATCAGTCAATATTCTGAGGCAGGTTTACGTACTTTGGTGGTTGCATATCGCGAGCTTGGTGAAAAAGAGTATAAATTGTGGGCACATGAATTCTTCAATGCCAAAACATCTCTAGCTGCAGACCGAGATGAAGTGTTGGATGCAACTGCTGATAAAATTGAAAGAAATTTAATCCTTCTAGGTGCAACAGCTGTTGAGGACAAATTGCAAAAGGGGGTAGGAAGTTAACTTGTCTCTTAATTGTTTTAAGTATGTTTGGGGTGTGAAGAATGAGCAGTTTGAACTTTATTACATGTTAATGAAAACAAGTGGACATATTATGTGCCACTAGGCTTCTCATATAAAACTGTGAAATCtgaataatttgttaatttttttgttgtcCATTCATAATCATAAGGTTCCTGAGTGTATTGACAAGCTTGCTAAGGCTGGAATCAAGATATGGATCTTAACTGGGGATAAGATGGAGACTGCAATCAATATTGGGTATAGTggcaaatttattttaaactcaaattAATATAGTTAATGTAATATAGTTGCACTTTGATTACATATACAATCCGTATAGGTATGCTTGTGGCTTACTGAGACAGGGAATGGAGCGGATTGTAATTTCGTTGGACAATCCTCATATCGATGCCGTGGAGAAACAGGGGGACAAGGAAATGCTGGCAAAGGTACTAGATCCATGATTAATTACATTCCAGCGACTCCTCTATTATTTAGCTAAATGAAAAGAAATATGTAGGCTTCCGGTGAAAGTATTGCAAGGCAAATACAAGACGGTCGTTCGCAGCTTAGGTCCTTTAAGGAGAGTCCCATTGATTTCGGTTTGATAATTGATGGCAAGTCCTTAAATTTTGCCCTGAGCGACGGTTTAGAGCATTCATTTTTGGGGCTTGCACTTAGTTGTGTCTCTGTAATCTGCTGTCGCTCTTCACCTAAACAAAAAGCTCTTGTAAGTGTTATTATCAGGTCTATCTATGACTTTTTATATTGTCTATACTGTcagtattatttttttgaaaatattataaccTGAAAGAAATATTGAAGATAAGCAGGTTACGAGATTGGTTAAAGTTGGAACAGGAAGCACAACACTAGCCATTGGTGATGGGGCAAATGATGTTGGCATGCTTCAAGAGGCTGACATAGGTGTTGGTATTACTGGTGTTGAGGGTATGCAGGTCTCTGTATCAAGTGCTCTAATCTCtctgatttatttcattttcccTGTTCTCTTCTTAACATTCTTCCCGCTTTACACTTCCATCTTGTATGCTTGTGTCTGATGTTGAATGACATATCTTCATATTCTGTGGGGGTGGCCTATAGGATTATTTGGTAGCCCTGTGCACTTTGTACCACATCGTTGTATACATTATATTCTCTATTAAACAATACTGAATAGATTATTATAACATCAAGGATGTGGCCGTAAATAATCCTATGCTTGAGAATTATTTGTGGCCTTGTGCAATCTCGAGACCTCTGCAAACTCGAGGCCCCAACAGGATCAtatattattgaacaaaaagTAAGACAATTCTCTTTGGTTGTGAAAGTTATGAAATAGCACGCTAGAGAAAAATTCTTGCATTATAGTTGAATTGGTCTTCTTAAATATAAGTAATAAAGTTTTTCAGCATAATTTTTGCAATCTATTGTAGAgtatattttttgaatgtttATGCACATTTAGTTAAGAATTGCCTAGATTTGGAAGCCTAAGAATCAGTGGGATAATATTAATTGCTGAATAATGCAGGCTGCAATGTCTAGCGATTTTGCAATAGCTCAGTTTTGTTACCTTGAACGATTGTTGCTGGTACATGGTCATTGGTGCTACAGGAGGATTGCAATGATGGTATGTTACCACAATATGTCATTCTAATAATATAATGCAGGTTACAGTACTTTCATTCCCATGGAAATTCATTGATGAGTAGTAGAATACTATTCCCATTTATAAAGTATTAGAAATTAACTTAGGGAAAGTATTgtattaaaagaagaacaaaagaGATtgaaaagattttatctatatgCGAGATGGAGGAAAAGTGAAAAATCTTTCCATTATCGACAGTTCTGTATAATAAACATATTTCTGTTGTATAAATCTGGCAAATTATGGTGACACAAAAAAATGTTAATCACCAGTGCATGGTCTCTCTGGTTTTTTGATGCAGATATGCTACTTCTTTTACAAGAACATAGCATTTGGTTTAACGTTTTTGTGGTTCGAGGCCTATGCTTCTTTCTCTGGACAAGCTGCGTATAATGATTGGTATATGGCATTCTATAATGTGTTCTTCACTTCACTTCCAGTGATTGCTCTTGGCGTTTTTGATCAGGACGTTTCTGCACGACTTTCCCTAAAGGTTAACTCTTTTTGTATCTTTTTGAAGgcttttcagttgcatttataGAAATTGGgaagaaagaaaagaattggTAAACCGTTGACTTCAAACTTGGTAGCATATTAGAGCAACTCTAGTGGGGCTGCCAAATATGATGCCAAAGTGCCATTTGGCGTGACTTTCTTGTTGGCTCTCCCATTGGAGTGGTCGGAGTGTCCATGAAAGTTGCCAACTTTTGGCACCCTCCCAAAATAAAAAACACCTACATCCACATCAAAGGCATATTCCTTCATATATCATAGTTATACTTGTAGGATCGTATATTCGTATTGGCAACTTTGATGGCCAGCCATTGGAGCAAGAGAAAAGTGCCACAAGTAGTACAAttgaagagagaaaaaaaattaaatataacttctaatatttttgatgatttgataataTTGGGCAACTTTGGTTGGCTTTGATAATATGGCAACTTTGGTTGGCACCCGAGATGCTCTTATAGCAAATTTTAGTCATAGGTCTGTAGATGATCAGCTTCACATAATATGAGCAATAATTTAGATTTCTTAGTCTGATATCATCCAGAACCTTGTAAATTGCACCTTTAAAGGCCTACAGTCTACAAGTATTCACTTACCGTGGCAAAATAATGTGCCTACTTTGATTTTCATCTTTATCAAACTAATTATTTTCCCAGACACATTGATGTAATAACTTAAAAGACAGGAAGTTATGATAaggttttaatttttcatcatgTACAGCTTTACACCTCTCTAAgtataaaaattgtatttaatGAAGCAGAGAAGAAGAACATTAATTATGGTATATACTACCTTCACCTATCATCTACTCTAAATTCACTAAACTTGAGACAGATACTTAGAAAGATACCTTCAATAGAGTGAGATGTTATGAATTGCTTGAGGCCTCAGTGCTGCTGATCTTAAGCATTCTGTTATATTCAGCATGTGTTACAGTAATTTGTTTATTTCCGGATATGTAGCTGTTTATCAGACTTGCATGTTCAAGATCATGAGGTATCTATAATGTCGGCTTTGGCCTTTCATATTCATTTTGCAGTATCCTCTTCTATATCAAGAGGGAGTCCAAAACACCCTCTTCAGTTGGTCTCGCATACTCGGATGGATGTTTAACGGGTTCATCAGTTCAGTGATAATATTCTACTTCACCACCAACTCCATCACACTCCAAGCTTTTCGCAGCGATGGCCATGTTCTCGACTATGAAATCCTTGGGGTCACAATGTATACCTGTGTCGTATGGGTTGTGAACTGCCAAATGGCGATCTCCATAAACTACTTCACTTGGATTCAGCACTTTTTCATTTGGGGCAGCATTGCTTTTTGGTATCTCTTCATAATCATATATGGTTATCTGCCACCCACAATTTCAACAACAGCATACAAAGTCCTCGTAGAGGCCTGTGCACCGAGCCCTTTCTTCTGGCTAGTCACCCTTCTTGTTGTGGTTTCAGCCCTGGTTCCCTATTTCACATACAGAGCTTTTCAGACACGGTTCCATCCAATGTACCATGACATAATTCAGATAAGCCGATCAGAAGGCCGGGAGAAAATGAGTCCTGCAGAGTTAACTGAACAAGGCAAGGATGGGTCAATATCTATAACACATATAGAGGATTGAATAAAAGCTTGTCATGAAGATGTGGATAGAGATTTACTTCGCTTTCTAGTGATCCGATCCCTAACTAATCTAACATTAGAAGCCAAAGGCCAGAGGTTTTTTCTTGTGTGTTTCTTTCCTTGCAGAGACTGAGGTTTGTGTAGAGTGTAGTAATGTAGTATGCCTGAGTGTTGTTTATATGTGATTGTACATCAAGCCAAGTTATAGTGCATGTTTATCTTATATTAACTATTTACAGTGGCAGAAAGTGTGAGTATGCAGTGTGTTAATATTTGCTGCTGGTTCAGTTGTGTAAACTTGGGTGATACATCAGAAGCAGTTTTTAGTTAAATTTGTGTTGAttcaagttataatatttttccatTTCTGCTTAAATCGATTTTGATGAATCAAATTGTTTGATACATTTTACCGACTGAAGTATTGATGTTTTTGTTTCCTCTCCGCATCGCATTTCTCCTGCCTTGGAGCGGATTGGATTTGGGAAATGATATATCCAGATCTAACTTTTTAATTTCTAGAGCAATTTGCAggaatttgtattgaaagtgtATGACTTGTGCAGATGATCAGAGAACATTGAATTTGTTCAGGAACTAAAAAAGTTGTTCTCGAAATAACATTTTCCATTGGATTTGCATAAATtcttattcaaatttatttgattttatcaaattgtaacaattttttttcttcatttaGTTAAATTCGTATAGTCtggcagataaaaatattttatataacttaaatatgaaattgagtttagaataatatttaacGGTAAGGATAATAGTTGGTTTTAGTACAACTCAATTTAAAGATCATAAAAATTTCTTTGTATTTAATGAATGGATTGAAATTCAGATTTAACttgataatttatttgtaaGTTTATTAAATAAACGTGTAGAAAGtcataattgattttaatatttattaacaaGTGGACTAAATTTCATGACACAATTATAAACTAGACGCAATTGATGAAAATGTTACTCCTCCATAATTAGTTTATCAAGATTTAAGGACCGCACAACAAATTATGAAAGTGAAGTGCTACCTATAAGTCTTTGTGCAAAGTCATGAACTCATTTGTCAAAAAGTCTTGAATATCTCTTTCCGTCATCGTCATTAGTCGTTGCTGCTTTAAGGTTCTGCTGCCATTTTTACGGGGAATCTCCCTTTCTTTTTTAGGGAAATCTTAGGTATTTTGTCCTCCCTGCGAGTTAAAAGCAACTCACTTTTGTCCTCACTCCTTGCCTTTGTTTCACGGTTTCTTTTTATGATCGGTTTCAAGATTTTATTTTGAACATCGAAAATAAGAAGGGAAAAAAATGATTGTCAGGATTATTTTATAAAGAAGATAAAAGAATTGGAAAGAGATTTTATTGGGGtcgtttgagtgagtttaaaataagtgcttattgcttaaaataaataagtggagtagaagttagaagcaagataagacttataagtgattaaagtgtttgggaaataagcagaagtcctgaaacaaaactagcattcctagctttttataggtgcttcttgacttattacgcaaatgaataagtgcttctaacttataattccGGAAGTTGGACTTATAAGTGTTCACCAAACActcacattatatatttatccaaACAAAATTCCtcactttttataaaaaaattgtcaaaTAAATTCGATTAATCTTTATGCTTttctttgctaaactctgaaaCACACTTTTGGCATAACTCttgtgattttatattattttctcaaaatttttTATCATCGAGTTATGCTACGATCAATGATGCAACCAAGGACGGTGTTACTTGTTAGCTCATAGCCACACCAAGTTACTGAATACATCGGAATACGATAacattgaaattattattttaaataattaactaataTATCTTATAATAAATTTCTTCTCCTTCTAGAAGTCTCTAAATTGTTTAgccatttatttcttctttctgGGGAGAAATTTGGCCATTTGTCTAGAGCGGACTTTACACAAAACAATCAAAGTTTATCGAGATTCCGACAGCTTATCTTTAAAATCCATCTGTCGCAAGTTGTTATATATCTATCTTGCTGAAACCACCCAAGAATCCACAACTACTACTCTCTAACTCTCTGCCGGCATTTTGATAATGGATACACATGTGAAATACTGCAGTGTGAATCGTAGGGCAAGGCAACTTTTCATGATACTAAAAGTATCTAGTTAAAAATAGATGAAATATTGAAgataataattttgttggtcCAAGTAATTATTATACGAAACTTTTTCACTCCATAAGGGGATAAAATAGTAACCGGAaagtttattttacaaaatccttttacctaaataaaaaattatattttgattaaaagataatttaaatttaatttacggacctattttttctgaatttaaAGCTCATACGGAAAACAAAGACACAGATAATTTGGAAATGTATAGTAAAATACTAATTATTTAACAATCGTACACAAATATAGATTcgaacatttaaatttaaataaccaGCATGATCAGAAACGTAGAGACGTGGTTTAAAATACAGTGCATCGATTGGTGAGTATCTGAAAATTTGATGAATATAGAAGTTATTATAGTAGTAATGGGAGAACAGCAAAATTCTGATTAAAgtagtaattttttatattcgggtgaaataaaataaattagaccgaaaatgatactccctccgtctctaaataattttcctgtttgtacttttcacgtttgccaacacacatttttaatcgttaatatctttcatttcgtagtagcattaaaaataaaaacttcactgtattaaagtactcgtgaatacgaatctaacaagatcactcatgactatatttagttttatagattagatgtaaattactccctccgtccctatttatttgtccattttggaagtaaaaatttgtccccgtttatctgtccatttatattttcaaaactaatttaatgatagtttttcaaatatatctccataatttcaattttcaaggcttgacttatttaaaacttggttgaattcatgttttcaagacataaagtaggggtattccaccattttcaagatattaattagaggtatttaatggaaaagttcatacaatcaattattccttggtatgtgtttttttttccaaaatagacagataaaaagggacggagggagtagtaatttgtcttatgttatgaacagtaccgacatcccaAACAGGAAAATAATAAAGAGTACCGACATCCCAAACAggaaaatactccctccgtcccttt
This genomic window contains:
- the LOC108227970 gene encoding probable phospholipid-transporting ATPase 8 isoform X2, encoding MAKEAVEDWRRRKQDIEANNRKIEVYGKSGTFVERWKNLRAGDLVKVYKDDYFPADLLLLSSNYDDGICYVETMNLDGETNLKLKHALNLTASLRDDDSFKHFKAVIKCEDPNEDLYSFVGTLSYHGQQSPLSLQQMLLRDSKLRNTEYVYGVVVFTGHDTKVMQNATDPPSKRSKIERRMDKIIYILFGVLILISSVGSVFFWLSTRNDIRNGELDRWYLRPDDTTVLFDPKRALLAAFLHFLTALMLYGYLIPISLYVSIELVKVLQSIFINKDQEMYYEETDKPAHARTSNLNEELGQIDTILSDKTGTLTCNSMEFVKCSIAGVSYGRGMTEVERARAMRKIYEHPEVGDSLTNLLKTSDAEVGSSKSIKGFNLSDERIMDGKWVREPNRDIIENFLRVLALCHTAIPDVNKESGKISYEAESPDEAAFVITARELGFEFYERTQTRLFLHELDPLNRRMVNRSYELLHVLEFSSARKRMSVIVKTEDNKLMLLSKGADSIIFGRLSDEGRGFEAETKEHISQYSEAGLRTLVVAYRELGEKEYKLWAHEFFNAKTSLAADRDEVLDATADKIERNLILLGATAVEDKLQKGVPECIDKLAKAGIKIWILTGDKMETAINIGYACGLLRQGMERIVISLDNPHIDAVEKQGDKEMLAKASGESIARQIQDGRSQLRSFKESPIDFGLIIDGKSLNFALSDGLEHSFLGLALSCVSVICCRSSPKQKALVTRLVKVGTGSTTLAIGDGANDVGMLQEADIGVGITGVEGMQAAMSSDFAIAQFCYLERLLLVHGHWCYRRIAMMICYFFYKNIAFGLTFLWFEAYASFSGQAAYNDWYMAFYNVFFTSLPVIALGVFDQDVSARLSLKYPLLYQEGVQNTLFSWSRILGWMFNGFISSVIIFYFTTNSITLQAFRSDGHVLDYEILGVTMYTCVVWVVNCQMAISINYFTWIQHFFIWGSIAFWYLFIIIYGYLPPTISTTAYKVLVEACAPSPFFWLVTLLVVVSALVPYFTYRAFQTRFHPMYHDIIQISRSEGREKMSPAELTEQGKDGSISITHIED
- the LOC108227970 gene encoding probable phospholipid-transporting ATPase 8 isoform X3, with amino-acid sequence MNLDGETNLKLKHALNLTASLRDDDSFKHFKAVIKCEDPNEDLYSFVGTLSYHGQQSPLSLQQMLLRDSKLRNTEYVYGVVVFTGHDTKVMQNATDPPSKRSKIERRMDKIIYILFGVLILISSVGSVFFWLSTRNDIRNGELDRWYLRPDDTTVLFDPKRALLAAFLHFLTALMLYGYLIPISLYVSIELVKVLQSIFINKDQEMYYEETDKPAHARTSNLNEELGQIDTILSDKTGTLTCNSMEFVKCSIAGVSYGRGMTEVERARAMRKIYEHPEVGDSLTNLLKTSDAEVGSSKSIKGFNLSDERIMDGKWVREPNRDIIENFLRVLALCHTAIPDVNKESGKISYEAESPDEAAFVITARELGFEFYERTQTRLFLHELDPLNRRMVNRSYELLHVLEFSSARKRMSVIVKTEDNKLMLLSKGADSIIFGRLSDEGRGFEAETKEHISQYSEAGLRTLVVAYRELGEKEYKLWAHEFFNAKTSLAADRDEVLDATADKIERNLILLGATAVEDKLQKGVPECIDKLAKAGIKIWILTGDKMETAINIGYACGLLRQGMERIVISLDNPHIDAVEKQGDKEMLAKASGESIARQIQDGRSQLRSFKESPIDFGLIIDGKSLNFALSDGLEHSFLGLALSCVSVICCRSSPKQKALVTRLVKVGTGSTTLAIGDGANDVGMLQEADIGVGITGVEGMQAAMSSDFAIAQFCYLERLLLVHGHWCYRRIAMMICYFFYKNIAFGLTFLWFEAYASFSGQAAYNDWYMAFYNVFFTSLPVIALGVFDQDVSARLSLKYPLLYQEGVQNTLFSWSRILGWMFNGFISSVIIFYFTTNSITLQAFRSDGHVLDYEILGVTMYTCVVWVVNCQMAISINYFTWIQHFFIWGSIAFWYLFIIIYGYLPPTISTTAYKVLVEACAPSPFFWLVTLLVVVSALVPYFTYRAFQTRFHPMYHDIIQISRSEGREKMSPAELTEQGKDGSISITHIED